CAGGCCCGCCAGCTCGAAGAAAACATCGAGAGCTTTCAGGACCTCCACGCGAATCTCGCGGAGCAGGGAATCGACGCACGCGCGGTGCCGCTCGTGATTCAGTACAACAAACAGGATCTGCCGCGCGATCTGATTCTCACGCCGCCGGAGCTCAACGACGCATTGAACTTCCGCGGCGTTCCCGAGTTCGGCGCCGACGCACTGCACGGCCCCGGCGTGTTCGAAACATTGCGCAGCATCTCCGAGCTCGTGCTCAAGCGATTGAGCCAGCCCACGCGATAGAAATGCAAGTCGATCCCCGTCACCGCTTCGATAACTTCGTCGTCGGCTCTGCCAACCGGCTCGCCGTCGCCGCGGCGCGCGCCGTCGCCGAGTCACCCGGTGCGGTTTACAATCCGCTCTTCATCTACAGCAGCTCGGGCCTCGGCAAGACCCACCTGATGGGGGCGATCGGGAACCACGTCAGCAGTCACGGCGGCAATCTCGACATCGAGTACGTCTCGCTCGACGACTTCGTCGAACAGCTCCACGCGGCGATCGCGAGCGGTGAGGGAGAACGCTTCAAGCAACGATACCAGCGCGTCGACGTGCTGCTGATCGACGACATGCAATTCCTCACGGGCCGGCGCGAGACGCAGACCGAGCTTTTGCGTCTGCTCAACGCGATGCAGGGGAGCGGCCGGCAGATCGTGATGTCGAGCGACCGCCCGCCGGCGGAGATCGCCGACGTCGACGAGCGTCTCATCACGCGACTCGCCGGTGGTCTGATCGTCGACATCGGCACGCCTGATTTCGAGACGCGCATCGCGATCATGCGCGCCAAGTGCGAGGAGCGGGGCGTCAAGTTCTGGCCGGGTGTCGTCGAGGAGCTCGGACGCCTCGAGTTCCGCAATGTGCGCGAGCTCCAGGGTGCGCTGAACCGCCTCATTGCCTTCCAGACGTTAGGCGGCGAACAGATCAAGCCCGAAGATGTATTGACTGTCCTTGGCGATCTGCCCGAAGCAAAAACCGCCACGCGCGAGCAGACGACCGGCGAGCCCAAGCCGAACGAATTTCAGAGCTTCCTCACCGACATCGCGTCGGCGGTCGCGCAGCACGTCGAATCGTGGAAGGCTCGCGTCGCCGAGGCGATCGCGTACTGGACGGGTGAAGGCTATCGTACGGCGCAACTCGAGCGGCTGCTTCAGGAGACGGCGCCGCCGCCGAACTGGGAATCCCTCCTGCGCGGTTTCGGCGCCACCGTCGAACGACTCAAGGCCCTCGAGCAGCAGGCGACGGACGTCGATGAGGCGTTAGGCGGAGACGAAGTCTTCCGGGATCCCGAGCGGTTGCGCGACGCCGAGATTCTCCTCGACCGCGCGCTCGCCGGCGCAACGCCTCCGCCGGGTCCGTCGGCGGCGTTCACGCGGCACGGATTCGAGGTGTCC
The sequence above is a segment of the Gemmatimonadaceae bacterium genome. Coding sequences within it:
- a CDS encoding DnaA/Hda family protein — encoded protein: MQVDPRHRFDNFVVGSANRLAVAAARAVAESPGAVYNPLFIYSSSGLGKTHLMGAIGNHVSSHGGNLDIEYVSLDDFVEQLHAAIASGEGERFKQRYQRVDVLLIDDMQFLTGRRETQTELLRLLNAMQGSGRQIVMSSDRPPAEIADVDERLITRLAGGLIVDIGTPDFETRIAIMRAKCEERGVKFWPGVVEELGRLEFRNVRELQGALNRLIAFQTLGGEQIKPEDVLTVLGDLPEAKTATREQTTGEPKPNEFQSFLTDIASAVAQHVESWKARVAEAIAYWTGEGYRTAQLERLLQETAPPPNWESLLRGFGATVERLKALEQQATDVDEALGGDEVFRDPERLRDAEILLDRALAGATPPPGPSAAFTRHGFEVSSSNQLAVRAADDIVAEPGKRYSPLFIHGPSGVGKTHLLNAIGNELVDGSGGASAVACVSAQSFMDELIEAMQDGTVERWRARYRSSDALLIDDVQFVAGKERTQEELFHVFNALHAEGKQLVFCSDRPPRELDGLEDRLRSRFEGGLVVEMQSPDRALREKLYARYLAATEHEPGPELLAYLAERSVASVREIIGTVNRLVAAADMVGVALTLAVARTELDPEMPAASRPTTPVVVRAAADTFFLDDEKVVWEWSDASTRMMEELK